GGGCATGCTTTAGGGCTGATGCACCCGGAGCCGCCGTTCTTCGTCCCGGAGAGTCAGGAGCCGTTGCAAGAGGGACAGGTGGTCACCCTGGAGCCGGGGCTCT
This region of Chloroflexota bacterium genomic DNA includes:
- a CDS encoding M24 family metallopeptidase, giving the protein GHALGLMHPEPPFFVPESQEPLQEGQVVTLEPGLYDPAVGGMRIEDNYLITADGFEQLSNHVKGFS